The DNA region CTACGGCAGTTATAACTGGTGATATTACACAAGTTGATTTACCTAAAAATGTAACTTCTGGTTTAAGACATGCTCTATCAATTCTTGATAATATTGATGGCATAGCTATTAGTTATCTAAAATCAGTAGATATTGTCCGTCATCAAATAGTTCAAAAAATTGTTAATGCTTATGATAAGCATGAAGAGAATATATAAGAATGAATGATTTAACTCTAAATATAATTAATGATGATGAACACCCCATACCGGGTAAAGGTCTACTAATTAAATGTTTTAAACTCATCGCAGATAAACACAATATTACCCAAGCTGAAGTAAATGTAGGTATTGTGTCAAATGATGAAATTCAACAACTAAATAAACAGTTTCGTAACAAAGATAAACCAACAAATATTATATCTTTCGAATTTGATAGGCCTGAAGGTTTACCTGATGATATAATAGATGATTTTTTAGGTGACATTGTTATTGCTCCCAAAGTACTAGAACAAGAGGCCAAAGAGCAAAATAAAACTTTAGAAAATCATTGGCAACATATTTTTATTCATGGCTTATTACACCTACTAGGGTACGATCATATAGATGATAAAGAAGCTGAAAAAATGGAAAGTTTAGAGATAGAGTTA from Francisella halioticida includes:
- the ybeY gene encoding rRNA maturation RNase YbeY, coding for MNDLTLNIINDDEHPIPGKGLLIKCFKLIADKHNITQAEVNVGIVSNDEIQQLNKQFRNKDKPTNIISFEFDRPEGLPDDIIDDFLGDIVIAPKVLEQEAKEQNKTLENHWQHIFIHGLLHLLGYDHIDDKEAEKMESLEIELLAKLGIDNPYFIQEN